From the Chryseobacterium sp. G0201 genome, the window TGTTGTAAACGTCTGTAAGACCGTCTAAAACCATTCCGTCTAACATTTTAACGTCTCCTAATTTTGTAGCGTTTCTTGCATTGTAATAATGAGGAACTGAAGACATGTTTTCCATACCTCCCGCAACAATTACGTCTGCATCACCCGCTTTAATTGCCTGTGCAGCCATACTTACCGCTTTCATTCCTGAAGCACAAACTTTATTGATCGTTGTAGCGATAGTTCCGTTTGAAAGTCCCGCTCCTAAAGCAACCTGACGAGCCGGAGCCTGTCCTTCACCTGCCTGTAGAACGTTACCCATATAGATTTCCTGGACATTTTTAGGGTCAAGGTTAATTTTATCTAATGCTCCTTTTACAGCAATCGATCCCAACTTTGTAGCCGGAACAGCTGATAAACTTCCTAAAAAACTACCCATTGGTGTTCTTACTGCGGAAACGATGAATACTTCTTTCATGTGTATATCTTTATTTTTTCTATTTTAAAAATGATTCTAAACCTTTCGGTTATTTTGTTTTAACCTTTATTAAAACCAAATCGAATTGGTTATTATCAACTTTAGATTGAATTTTAATATAATTATCCATTGTTGCAATTACCTTATTACTAAAAACATCACCCACTTTAATAGGATTGCTTTCTTCAGTTTTTTCAAGTACGATCAGCTTATAATTACAGTCATCCACAAAAACAATACTTGATTTTATGTGATCTTTTCCATCATTATAGTATTCTGTCTGAACATTATCTTTCACGGTCATGTACCAAAGATTTTTTGGATAATTAACACGTAGAAATGTTCCTTCCTTTATATTACTGCACTTAGTAGGATTATCTACAGGCTTCTGCTGTACAGCTTCTTTCTTCTTGGTATCAGTCGTTTTTTTCTGAGCATTAATCTGGGAAACACCCAAAAACAATAATGCAACGGAGATTGTTTTTATGTACTTCATATCTGTGTTCTGTTATTTACTTTATTATTTTTTGCAAAGATCATTAGGAAAGCACCCAAGAATTCAATTGCCCAACCCCACTTTAGTTTTACAACGCCGGCAAAAGTTTCTCTCCAAGATTTAAACGGCAAAAAGCTGAAATAATCTAAAGACTGAACTTTAATAGCGATCAAACTAAGAATGAATAAAAGGATTAAAAGAACCGCAAAACTTCTTACGATTTTCGCACTATTATTCACGATCCCGAAAAGGGCACAGGCGGAAAGAATCCAGCATGCAATAGCCAGAAAATGGTCTAGTTTCCAGTAATTCCAATTACCTATAATCGGAACATGAACCAAGGGTAAAAAACTACCCACAACCACTAATAACAATCCTAATAACTGAATATTTTTCATAATTCTTAAAGTGCCAAAATACAAAAAAAAACACACTTTCTATCAGTGTGTTTTAAAAACAAATTATTTGCATACAAACATTTGTTAGTTTTAAAATAAAGATTATAATTTTGAATATTTCACAATAAAAAACGAATTTAATTATTTAATTAAAAATTAACATTCGTACTTTCAATACCTATTTTTAAGCTATATTCCTCTTTAGCATGACATCATTTTTAAAATATATGGAAAATTTCCTTTTTGAGCAGATAAATTTATATTTAACTGGTATTAATAAGCAATAAAATTCTTCTCTGCGCTTTTCATGTATCAATTGCTGTAGTATTATGTGATATAAAAAAATTACAGGAAGTAGCTTTAAGGCAAAAAAATGCACCTTTTTTCAAAAGTGCATCTTAATATCTTAATAATCAGTAAAATAAATTAATGTTTTATTGAAGAAACATCTTGCGGCTCATGTTTATGTTTAAATAAAATCGCAAAAAGAATAGTCAAAACTAAAGCATAAGCAGCAAAAGAAAGCCAGATATTCTGCCAGTCTTTTACCATTACGATAGATGATAATGTTCCGTCAGGATTTACAGCCGAATTAAAACTATTTTTAAGAATTTCTAAAAAAGTAGCATTATCAGGTGTTGTTTCCAGATAAGTGGAAAGATCTGAAGCAGTAGTGAATTTATGGGTAAAAAATTTATCGATTGCCCAGCCTGCAGCATAACTTCCGAAAACCGCTCCAAAACCGTTTGTCATCATCATAAACAACCCTTGCGCAGAAGAACGAATCTTTTTATCAGTCGTCGTTTCTACGAAAAGAGAGCCAGAAATGTTAAAGAAATCGAAAGCCATCCCGTAAACAACACAAGAAAGAATGATTAATGATAAACCATATCCGTCCGGAACTCCGTAAGCGAAGAATCCGAATCTTAAAACCCATGCAAACATGGCCATTAACATTACCTTTTTTATTCCGAATTTCTTTAAAAAGAAAGGGATCGCCAAAATAAATAATGTCTCAGAAACCTGAGAAATCGACATAATTATAGTTGATCTCTGGACTACAAAAGAATCTGCATATTTCGGAAAATGAGCAAATTCACTTAAGAAAACGTCTCCATAAGCATTCGTTAACTGTAATGCAGCTCCTAAAAGCATTGAAAACACAAAGAACAAAGCCATTTTATAGCTTCCGAAAAGCTTAAAAGCATTTAATCCAAACTGCTCAATTAAAGGAGCACTTTTGTCAATCAACTTTTGTGGCGGACATTTTGGTAATGTCAATGCATAAATTCCTAATACGATTGCCGCTATTCCTCCAATATAAAATTGCCCTTCTGTGGCTTTATTTCCTGTAAGATTGGTGATCCACATGGCCACAATAAAACCGACAGTTCCCCAAACACGAATAGGTGGAAAATCTTTCACAACATCTAAATCACTATTTTTAAGAATAGTATAAGAGATTGAATTCGCCAGAGCAAGTGTTGGCATATAGAAACACATCGCCACAAGCATTACAGAAAAAAACGAGTTTGGATCTGCGCTATGAGGCAAAATGAAAAGGGTGATTCCGTAAAGAATTTGTAAGGCGAAAAACATTCTTTCCGCATTTATCCAGCGGTCGGCAATGATTCCGATAAGGGTCGGCATAAAAATAGAAGCTATTCCCATTGTTCCAAAAACAGCCCCAAACTGAGTTCCGTCCCAATGTTTTGTACCGAACCAAAAATTAGCCATCGTAATTAGCCATGCTCCCCAGACAAAGAACTGGAGGAAGCTAAGGATGGTAAGTCGTAGTTTTAAATTCATAGTTAGTGTAAAATATCTCTTTTAGTCAATTTTCTTTTTCCTTCTTTTGATCTCCTCCTGGATCTCAAGAGCAGTATCATAATCTTCTTCTTTTACCGCTTCATCCAATAATTTCTGAAGCTCCTCCATAGAAAGAGATATTAAGTTGTCTTCTGAATGAATGGTTTCAGAAAACGGCTGTTCTTCTTTAGCAACATCTTCCAATTCCAGAAGAATTCCTGCCTCATTCAGTACTTGTTGAGTCGTAAAAATGGGAGCATCGAATCTTACTGCCATTGCAACAGCATCGGAAGTTCTGGCATCAAGAATCAATTCTTCATCATTAACTTTATTTTTAAAATTAATATTTGAAAAGAAAACTCCGTCTACGATCTGATAAATGATCACAGAAATCAATTCATAATTGGTAGAAACTATAAATTTTGTAAATAAATCATGCGTAAGAGGACGAGGCGGATGTATGTCTTTTTCCAGACCAAGAGAAATGGATTGTGCCTCGAAATTTCCTATAACAACAGGTAATTTTATATGTGTTTCTTCATGTTCCAATAACAAAGCGTACGCCCCTGATTGGGTCTGGCTGTACGATATTCCGCGAATAATTAGCTGCTTATAATCCATAGCTACAAATATAAATTAATTTTTTTATTGTAGGTTTTACTTTTAGACAAAAATAAAAGCCCGGAAGCCGAGCTTTTATCTGTATGTTGATGTTTGTCAAAGGTCAATAGTGAATTTTGCTTCGCAAGTGAATTAATTTAATTAAAAAATTAACAAGCGCAGCGAATTGACTATTTACCATTCACTTTCTTATCCTTTGATTGCCTTAATCTTTTCAGTTAATGCAGGAATAATCTGGAAAGCATCTCCTACTACACCGTAATCAGCCGATTTGAAGAACGGAGCTTCAGCATCACTGTTGATGACAACGATAGTTTTAGAAGAGTTAACTCCAGCTAAGTGCTGAATAGCTCCCGAAATACCAACTGCAATATAAAGATTTGGAGAAATCGCTTTACCGGTCTGTCCAACGTGTTCTGTGTGAGGTCTCCAACCGATGTCAGAAACTGGTTTAGAACAAGCTGTAGCAGCACCTAAAACGTTTGCTAATTCTTCGATCATTCCCCAGTTTTCAGGACCTTTCATTCCTCTACCTGCAGAAACTACAACTTCAGCTTCTTTAAGGTCTAGTTTTCCTGAACTCTGCTCGTGAGAGATCACTTTAGTATCTTCGTTTGCTACTGATAAGTTTTTCACTTCTTCAGAACCTGAAACTGCATTTTCTTTAACACCGAAAGCATTTTGAGAAACCGTAACGATTACTCCATTTCCTTCAGCTTTTGCATGCATGAAACCTTTTCCTGAGAAAGCTCTTCTTTTCACCTGGAATGGAGAAAGACTTTCCGGAGCAGCCAAAGCGTTAGTAATTAATGCAAAACCATTCATTACTGCCAACATTGGAGCGATTGAAGAAGCGTCTGTAGTGTGAGGGAAAACGATGATGTTTCCGTTTGCAACTTCACTTACAGCCTGAGCATATGCTTTAGCCGAGAAGCTTTTAAGACCTTCATCTTTAATATTGATAACATTTGATGCTCCATATTTATATAATAAATCTGAAGAATCTGTAGGGTTTACAGAGATTGCTGTAACGGTATCTCCCGCCTGATCTGCAACTGCTTTAG encodes:
- a CDS encoding nucleoside permease, producing the protein MNLKLRLTILSFLQFFVWGAWLITMANFWFGTKHWDGTQFGAVFGTMGIASIFMPTLIGIIADRWINAERMFFALQILYGITLFILPHSADPNSFFSVMLVAMCFYMPTLALANSISYTILKNSDLDVVKDFPPIRVWGTVGFIVAMWITNLTGNKATEGQFYIGGIAAIVLGIYALTLPKCPPQKLIDKSAPLIEQFGLNAFKLFGSYKMALFFVFSMLLGAALQLTNAYGDVFLSEFAHFPKYADSFVVQRSTIIMSISQVSETLFILAIPFFLKKFGIKKVMLMAMFAWVLRFGFFAYGVPDGYGLSLIILSCVVYGMAFDFFNISGSLFVETTTDKKIRSSAQGLFMMMTNGFGAVFGSYAAGWAIDKFFTHKFTTASDLSTYLETTPDNATFLEILKNSFNSAVNPDGTLSSIVMVKDWQNIWLSFAAYALVLTILFAILFKHKHEPQDVSSIKH
- a CDS encoding bifunctional nuclease family protein; the encoded protein is MDYKQLIIRGISYSQTQSGAYALLLEHEETHIKLPVVIGNFEAQSISLGLEKDIHPPRPLTHDLFTKFIVSTNYELISVIIYQIVDGVFFSNINFKNKVNDEELILDARTSDAVAMAVRFDAPIFTTQQVLNEAGILLELEDVAKEEQPFSETIHSEDNLISLSMEELQKLLDEAVKEEDYDTALEIQEEIKRRKKKID
- a CDS encoding electron transfer flavoprotein subunit alpha/FixB family protein, with the translated sequence MAVFVYAENINGVYKKAAFEAVAYAKAVADQAGDTVTAISVNPTDSSDLLYKYGASNVINIKDEGLKSFSAKAYAQAVSEVANGNIIVFPHTTDASSIAPMLAVMNGFALITNALAAPESLSPFQVKRRAFSGKGFMHAKAEGNGVIVTVSQNAFGVKENAVSGSEEVKNLSVANEDTKVISHEQSSGKLDLKEAEVVVSAGRGMKGPENWGMIEELANVLGAATACSKPVSDIGWRPHTEHVGQTGKAISPNLYIAVGISGAIQHLAGVNSSKTIVVINSDAEAPFFKSADYGVVGDAFQIIPALTEKIKAIKG